The Cyclobacteriaceae bacterium genome includes a region encoding these proteins:
- a CDS encoding FRG domain-containing protein, whose translation MTIPTYPTLADKVTHFDSINIDNRTDLDSLINEWTRKDDSKSVIFRGLNEAKYKLINSAQRFWIGEELDKLGRSYLEFIQSEVENAKSFQNNLLQKFFNAFGHPAYDLSILSFLQHYKAPTPLLDFTYNFDCALFFGTDGLRHYPSSDIDNYFSVYAINTKEGEFPSIINHINSIISQIDSIFQDDKNSNIDATNILKNLKELQYQTFHELKLFYLPGYSSSGVRFSLLTQPTFNLVYNQHNLNVINQEGLFVFNSDPTHPLEDYFSGGLFSGFQSTFDLPKMKCWNIHKSLNEYVIRYLTENRPIPINREFIYPQEEFIASSAFKNFKNLQ comes from the coding sequence ATGACAATACCGACCTATCCTACATTAGCTGATAAAGTAACTCATTTTGATTCAATTAATATCGATAATAGAACAGATCTGGATTCGCTTATTAATGAGTGGACACGGAAAGACGACAGCAAGTCGGTAATCTTCCGAGGATTGAATGAAGCGAAATACAAGCTTATTAACTCCGCGCAGCGCTTTTGGATCGGGGAAGAATTGGATAAACTTGGCAGAAGCTATCTGGAATTCATTCAAAGTGAAGTTGAAAATGCCAAATCCTTCCAAAACAATCTTCTTCAAAAATTCTTTAATGCATTCGGCCACCCCGCTTACGATTTGTCAATCCTAAGCTTCCTTCAGCATTACAAAGCGCCCACTCCGCTGTTGGACTTTACATACAATTTTGACTGCGCATTATTTTTTGGAACGGACGGCCTAAGGCACTATCCATCGAGCGATATTGATAATTACTTTTCCGTTTATGCAATTAATACAAAAGAAGGTGAGTTTCCTTCTATCATCAACCACATCAATTCAATCATTTCTCAAATTGATTCAATATTTCAGGATGATAAAAATAGCAACATTGACGCAACCAATATTTTGAAAAATCTTAAGGAACTCCAATATCAGACTTTTCATGAGCTAAAGCTATTCTATCTACCCGGATATAGTTCTTCAGGAGTTAGGTTCAGCTTGCTGACCCAGCCAACCTTTAATTTGGTTTACAACCAACATAATCTCAATGTTATAAATCAGGAAGGACTGTTTGTATTTAATTCTGATCCAACCCATCCATTGGAAGATTATTTCAGCGGTGGATTATTTTCTGGATTTCAGTCCACTTTCGATTTACCTAAGATGAAATGCTGGAATATTCATAAAAGTTTGAATGAATATGTTATTAGATACCTTACGGAAAATAGACCAATACCAATTAATCGAGAGTTCATTTATCCTCAAGAAGAGTTCATTGCAAGCAGCGCCTTTAAAAATTTTAAAAACCTTCAATAG
- a CDS encoding beta-lactamase family protein, giving the protein MRTQIILSTTLITLLTTTAFVSLSAQTISIDKGQLEKKLDSLFNAFNNTASPGYAITVIQNQKVITKKEYGRASLEHNVPFNHNTIVTIPYSEGREFISLAAALLDQDGKLSLDDKVRKYFPKLPLWAESVTLQDLLNHSSGFCDEWATLVLTQASMNNRLDESQFLNFLYNQPDPQVEPGKGYMYSNSDFGLLRLILEKASNEKLPYYMERRIFKPLHMLSTSLRINKETVIENHAFSYFSDSPGVYKVWLRDKTSPGGNYFILTSANDQERWAGAFADKNSFVTKGFERLRQNARPIPVLKEKYYTYGHKIKKIGAYETTIHMGVSGYSYLSRIPSVGLAIICTTNNHEPYSEKLDELAIYLLQIDNNSKKQLQKFSSTPKPIKGEELQKYAGRYLSFGENFQSTVQSRTYYTMKVIGDSLYWQYSSTEILPLQHIGNGVFKDPDFAVWLRFFRTHPDSLMQVEAHKQFGKPEIFNWVKDTNVEPFYPREYLQKLTGKYYSKHLDFYLSIVLNDDGKLVVKRPTIADKFLQSHSADEFILLTDFQETDYEVNFWIHFYFNQAGIPTHFDVRHGRLMHHRFDRINQHSDEK; this is encoded by the coding sequence ATGAGAACGCAAATCATTCTCTCGACAACTCTAATCACTTTGTTGACTACGACCGCATTCGTTTCACTGTCTGCCCAAACAATTTCCATTGACAAAGGTCAACTTGAAAAAAAACTAGATTCGCTATTCAATGCATTCAACAACACGGCGTCACCCGGTTATGCTATCACGGTTATTCAAAACCAGAAAGTAATAACAAAGAAAGAATATGGTCGGGCAAGTTTGGAGCACAACGTTCCATTTAATCATAACACGATTGTAACTATACCGTATTCGGAAGGAAGAGAATTTATTTCTCTGGCCGCGGCGTTGCTGGATCAGGATGGGAAACTTAGTTTGGATGACAAGGTCCGAAAATACTTTCCAAAACTTCCGTTGTGGGCAGAGTCAGTTACTCTACAGGATTTACTCAACCACAGCAGCGGATTTTGCGATGAATGGGCCACCCTGGTACTCACACAAGCCAGCATGAACAACCGACTGGATGAGTCACAGTTCTTAAATTTTCTATACAATCAACCTGATCCACAGGTTGAGCCTGGCAAAGGATACATGTATAGTAATTCTGATTTTGGATTGCTCAGGTTGATTCTAGAAAAAGCCTCCAATGAAAAATTACCTTACTACATGGAGCGAAGAATTTTTAAACCATTGCACATGCTATCCACTTCTTTGCGAATAAATAAAGAGACGGTAATTGAAAATCACGCCTTTTCTTATTTTTCTGATTCACCTGGCGTTTATAAAGTATGGCTTCGCGATAAAACTTCACCTGGTGGTAATTATTTCATACTTACTTCCGCCAATGATCAGGAAAGATGGGCTGGCGCTTTTGCCGACAAAAACTCTTTTGTCACCAAGGGCTTTGAACGCTTGAGGCAAAACGCCAGGCCGATACCAGTACTGAAAGAAAAATATTACACCTACGGTCATAAAATAAAAAAGATAGGTGCGTATGAAACAACAATACATATGGGGGTAAGCGGCTACTCCTATCTTTCCAGAATCCCTTCTGTCGGACTTGCCATTATCTGCACCACAAACAACCATGAACCTTATAGCGAAAAGTTGGATGAGCTGGCTATTTACCTTTTGCAAATTGACAACAACTCAAAAAAACAGTTGCAAAAATTTTCCTCAACGCCCAAGCCAATAAAGGGAGAAGAGTTGCAAAAATATGCAGGCCGTTATCTATCATTCGGCGAGAATTTTCAAAGCACAGTGCAAAGCAGAACCTATTATACTATGAAAGTGATAGGTGATTCCTTGTATTGGCAATACTCCTCCACAGAAATACTACCATTACAACACATTGGAAATGGAGTTTTTAAAGATCCCGACTTTGCCGTCTGGCTTCGTTTTTTTCGAACACATCCTGATTCATTGATGCAGGTAGAAGCGCATAAGCAATTTGGTAAGCCTGAGATCTTTAATTGGGTAAAAGACACTAACGTAGAGCCTTTTTATCCAAGGGAATATCTTCAAAAGCTTACTGGGAAATATTATAGCAAACATCTTGATTTTTACCTCAGTATCGTCTTAAATGATGACGGCAAACTTGTAGTAAAACGCCCAACCATCGCAGATAAATTTTTACAATCGCACTCTGCTGATGAGTTTATTCTTCTTACAGACTTTCAGGAAACGGACTATGAGGTCAATTTTTGGATACATTTCTATTTTAATCAGGCTGGTATACCAACCCATTTCGATGTACGCCACGGCAGGCTTATGCATCATCGGTTTGATAGGATCAATCAGCATTCAGACGAGAAATGA
- a CDS encoding outer membrane beta-barrel protein: MLKSTLVTFCVLLSLTVIAQGTLPKGASQLNGGFGFSSFGVPVYIGADFGIHETITIGPRVSYRKNTEKYFGNNYNQSLTVISFNGNYQFNKLLNLPDPWNLYTGLTIGYYLWSDVSLNGSRSGFSGEGSGLGVDAQIGGRYFFTKRLAVNLEIGGGTGSGGNIGITYKLQ; this comes from the coding sequence ATGTTGAAGTCAACCCTCGTCACTTTTTGTGTTTTACTTTCTCTAACGGTCATCGCACAGGGCACTCTACCGAAAGGCGCAAGCCAACTCAATGGCGGATTCGGCTTTTCTTCTTTTGGAGTGCCTGTGTATATCGGCGCTGATTTTGGAATTCATGAAACCATTACTATTGGACCCAGAGTTTCATACCGCAAAAACACGGAAAAGTATTTTGGAAATAATTACAACCAGTCTCTAACGGTTATTTCTTTCAACGGTAACTATCAATTCAACAAACTTTTAAATCTGCCCGATCCATGGAACCTCTATACTGGTCTGACAATTGGATACTATTTATGGTCCGATGTATCATTGAATGGGAGTCGCTCTGGTTTTAGCGGCGAGGGATCAGGACTTGGTGTAGACGCGCAGATTGGCGGGCGCTATTTTTTCACAAAACGTCTGGCGGTCAATCTTGAAATCGGAGGCGGAACAGGATCGGGTGGAAATATTGGAATCACTTATAAACTTCAGTAA
- a CDS encoding DoxX family protein — protein sequence MNSTSDAQATLLLRITIAIVLLSHGIPGMIDGGVNAFGNLFLNQIGFSPLGVPIAWAVKISHIICAILLVSNRYIKLACIITISILIMGIILVHGREGWFVVGGGRNGVEYNFVLIAVLLYIMFPKGVHQKIIR from the coding sequence ATGAACTCAACAAGTGACGCTCAAGCTACTCTATTACTGCGCATCACGATTGCCATCGTTCTTCTGAGCCACGGCATTCCGGGAATGATCGATGGTGGTGTTAATGCATTCGGGAATCTATTTCTAAATCAGATCGGATTTTCGCCTCTCGGTGTTCCCATTGCTTGGGCGGTCAAGATATCACATATAATATGTGCTATTCTTCTTGTTAGCAACCGTTACATTAAACTCGCATGCATTATCACTATTTCGATTCTGATCATGGGCATTATTCTGGTTCATGGTAGAGAAGGCTGGTTTGTGGTGGGGGGCGGAAGGAACGGCGTAGAATACAATTTTGTGCTGATTGCCGTCCTTCTATATATTATGTTTCCAAAGGGGGTGCATCAGAAGATCATCCGCTAG
- a CDS encoding sensor histidine kinase: MRFVFIAVSFLLAQVHGHCQILYSKGDPDLVYIEQLEREISETTWDSIKAYNSFKLSVRFMLLNDTIKAKKYFSNAMDLSDRNPFMKAVSYYYKARSMFVNDDRAAINRNLMICDSLLAVFEHTEAYKVRSNVWQNYAHLQQLIGNDSIAMNALLSKALPFAKKSGDLLVLGRVNRDIATFLMNADQRKKAQVYLNNTAILIENSEEDRGGIATELVLTYIMMAENYVNLNMYDSAKLQLDKAKPMLNEKTGAVTIHMDYRYAEGIYYDKIKQFAKALESFKKGLDFPGARQSPYFQNRLKYAKYKTLSNMKDYKTAVSVLLDLDSASLFDKDRKLFCQELYKTYFKMGNIREAYRWSMRYIEVSDSLYEKKYQNDVVEMEAKFQNSENQNRIFLLQVEKDKAVLTSANDRLLVWALAGVSLSLAIGFIFGFQYFTNSKKLSRERELNYQQQLKEVEQQRKMQFTQALLEGEEKERKRLAGDLHDGLGGMLAGVKINLSRLANSAEPTAMNIDLNKVIYQLDNSVNELRRIARNMMPQSLISLGLESALSDMCISLSSEMTLVEFESFEIAPSLSKETQVTIYRIVQELLTNAVRHAGASEIMLQCSQNESAFFITIEDNGRGFDTEAVNHTKGMGLQNVQTRIDYLNGKMVINSTPGNGTTINIELHVGA, from the coding sequence ATGAGATTCGTATTCATCGCCGTTTCATTTCTATTGGCCCAGGTCCACGGTCATTGCCAGATTTTGTATTCAAAGGGAGATCCAGATCTGGTTTACATCGAACAGCTTGAACGAGAAATAAGTGAAACGACTTGGGACAGTATTAAAGCCTATAATTCTTTTAAACTTTCGGTTCGCTTCATGTTGCTGAACGACACCATAAAGGCAAAGAAATACTTTTCAAATGCGATGGATCTCAGTGATCGTAATCCTTTCATGAAGGCAGTCTCTTATTACTATAAGGCCCGTTCGATGTTTGTCAATGATGACCGCGCGGCAATCAATCGCAATCTGATGATCTGTGATTCTTTGCTTGCAGTTTTTGAACATACGGAAGCCTATAAGGTTCGATCAAATGTCTGGCAGAATTATGCTCACCTTCAGCAACTAATTGGCAACGATAGCATCGCCATGAATGCTCTTCTGAGCAAGGCATTACCCTTTGCAAAAAAATCTGGCGATCTGCTCGTACTGGGAAGGGTAAACAGGGACATCGCTACGTTTCTCATGAATGCCGATCAACGGAAAAAAGCGCAAGTGTACCTGAACAATACAGCTATCTTGATCGAAAATTCAGAAGAGGACCGGGGTGGAATCGCTACAGAGCTAGTGCTGACCTATATTATGATGGCTGAGAACTATGTGAATCTCAACATGTACGATTCCGCGAAGCTTCAACTTGATAAGGCCAAACCTATGTTAAATGAAAAGACGGGCGCCGTTACCATTCATATGGACTACCGGTATGCAGAAGGAATTTACTATGATAAAATCAAGCAATTTGCAAAGGCTTTAGAGAGTTTTAAGAAAGGCCTTGATTTTCCGGGAGCAAGACAGTCGCCATATTTTCAGAACCGGTTGAAATATGCAAAATATAAGACACTGTCAAATATGAAGGATTATAAAACCGCCGTAAGCGTGCTTCTGGATCTGGACAGTGCCTCTCTATTTGATAAAGACCGCAAACTTTTTTGCCAGGAGCTGTACAAAACATACTTTAAAATGGGTAATATCCGGGAAGCGTATCGGTGGTCGATGCGATACATTGAAGTAAGCGACAGTCTGTACGAAAAAAAGTACCAGAATGATGTCGTTGAGATGGAGGCAAAATTTCAGAACTCAGAAAATCAGAATAGGATTTTTTTGCTGCAAGTCGAAAAGGACAAAGCTGTCCTTACCTCAGCAAATGATCGCCTTCTCGTGTGGGCATTGGCTGGGGTCAGCTTATCGCTTGCCATTGGTTTCATATTTGGGTTTCAATATTTCACAAACAGCAAAAAACTTTCACGCGAGCGTGAGTTAAATTATCAGCAGCAATTAAAGGAAGTGGAACAACAGCGAAAGATGCAGTTCACACAAGCCTTGCTGGAAGGAGAGGAAAAAGAAAGGAAACGCCTGGCAGGTGACCTGCACGATGGGTTAGGCGGTATGCTGGCGGGAGTCAAAATTAATCTTTCGCGCCTTGCCAACAGCGCAGAGCCAACAGCGATGAACATTGATCTTAATAAAGTGATCTATCAACTTGATAATTCTGTGAATGAGTTGCGACGCATTGCCCGCAACATGATGCCTCAATCGTTGATAAGCCTTGGGCTTGAATCTGCTTTGAGTGACATGTGTATCTCATTGAGTAGCGAAATGACCCTGGTAGAATTTGAATCTTTCGAGATCGCCCCTTCCCTTTCAAAGGAAACACAAGTGACAATATACCGCATTGTACAAGAATTGCTCACCAACGCCGTTCGTCATGCAGGTGCATCGGAAATCATGCTTCAATGCAGCCAAAACGAAAGCGCATTCTTTATAACGATTGAAGATAATGGAAGAGGATTTGATACTGAGGCAGTAAATCATACTAAAGGTATGGGTCTTCAAAACGTCCAAACCAGAATTGACTACCTGAACGGAAAGATGGTGATCAATTCAACACCGGGGAATGGAACTACCATAAACATTGAACTTCATGTCGGGGCGTGA
- a CDS encoding response regulator transcription factor has product MSGRDKAIIIAIVEDHPIVAEGLQKILAREFSVTEFLQFTSGQEFIRVLKQPGQSIDLTFLDITLPEGSGIELCSEIKKITPGMPVLAFSNHNQRSIIMQMLQQGASGYLLKNASAEELIQCTRGALKGELTFSKEVRDIISMQSGSQWATVPRLTRREKEILRMIADGKTSNEIAAELFVSPLTIETHRRNLMQKFHSKNVAELIKMATEGQFL; this is encoded by the coding sequence ATGTCGGGGCGTGATAAAGCAATCATCATTGCTATTGTGGAAGATCACCCGATCGTGGCTGAGGGGCTACAAAAAATTCTGGCAAGAGAATTTAGTGTTACGGAATTCCTGCAGTTCACGTCCGGACAGGAATTCATTCGCGTTTTAAAACAGCCGGGCCAATCGATCGATCTGACGTTCCTGGATATTACTTTGCCTGAAGGCAGCGGTATTGAACTCTGCAGCGAAATCAAAAAGATTACTCCGGGAATGCCTGTACTAGCATTCAGCAACCATAATCAGCGGAGCATTATCATGCAAATGCTGCAGCAAGGAGCAAGCGGATATTTGTTAAAGAATGCTTCTGCCGAGGAACTTATTCAGTGCACGAGAGGCGCTTTGAAAGGAGAGCTGACTTTCAGTAAAGAGGTAAGGGATATTATTTCAATGCAATCAGGCTCTCAGTGGGCAACGGTACCGCGACTGACCCGGAGAGAGAAGGAAATCCTGCGGATGATTGCTGATGGAAAAACCAGTAACGAAATAGCAGCCGAACTTTTTGTAAGTCCCTTGACCATAGAAACTCATCGAAGGAATCTTATGCAGAAATTTCACTCAAAAAATGTGGCCGAACTGATTAAAATGGCGACCGAGGGTCAGTTTCTGTGA
- a CDS encoding Crp/Fnr family transcriptional regulator has product MQDLLFDFISKYVSLTDEERNAIVSLDIFRSVKKGTILLNEGQISKDSYFVLKGCLRKYYIIDEEEKTTAFFTEMDALTPHCVTSSTPSEYYIGCIEDTILLISDSDMEAEINGKFPKFETMCKMLAEELLAKQQLDFDEFKTSSPEQRYLNLSQSRPDLVQRVPQHQLASYLGIKPQSLSRLRARILEKELKRVS; this is encoded by the coding sequence ATGCAAGATTTATTATTTGACTTTATATCAAAATACGTTTCTCTGACAGACGAGGAGAGGAACGCGATCGTGTCGCTGGACATATTTCGCTCCGTAAAGAAAGGGACGATTTTACTCAACGAGGGACAAATATCGAAGGACAGCTACTTTGTCCTAAAAGGATGCCTACGGAAATATTACATCATCGATGAAGAAGAAAAAACCACAGCTTTCTTTACAGAAATGGATGCCTTGACACCTCATTGTGTAACAAGCAGCACTCCATCCGAATATTATATAGGCTGCATAGAAGATACTATACTCCTTATCTCCGATTCCGATATGGAAGCAGAGATAAACGGTAAATTTCCAAAGTTTGAAACTATGTGCAAAATGTTAGCCGAAGAGCTTTTAGCTAAGCAACAGCTAGACTTTGACGAGTTTAAGACTTCTTCACCCGAACAACGTTATTTGAATTTATCTCAGTCCCGACCAGACCTTGTTCAGCGTGTGCCACAGCACCAGTTAGCGAGCTACTTAGGTATCAAACCTCAATCATTAAGTAGGTTAAGAGCAAGAATTCTTGAAAAAGAGCTAAAACGTGTTTCTTAA
- a CDS encoding serine hydrolase, whose protein sequence is MKKLTTIIFLFLVTISFGQKTRQFADSIHSVYNIPEISYAAIDSKSILEIAALGKHSIDLPDAATLNDRFHIGSNTKAMTAFIIAKYVEIGKLKWTTKFFDLFPAWKEKSRTDYENITLQDLLAHKSGVQPFQGEGDPKVPDFKGTNQEKRNQFGQLVLTLEPVKLDEQSLFIYSNAGYTLATLMLEKASGKSWEQLVEKVFNKDLKLNVKFSWPENQKQEDTWGHNSENDKLIPVPSTVDYHLDFTEPAGDINIKLKDYIKFIQLNLRGLSGENNYLKASTYQFIHKGIENYSMGWFNIFENGKELSVHAGTAGTYYTIVHIDRLKGNAYIIFTNSFNTATQQGVKQLMKKLKENYGS, encoded by the coding sequence ATGAAAAAATTAACGACAATAATATTTCTATTCCTTGTGACAATAAGCTTTGGGCAAAAGACTCGTCAATTTGCTGACTCAATCCATAGTGTTTACAATATTCCGGAAATAAGCTACGCAGCAATCGATTCCAAGTCAATCTTAGAAATTGCTGCACTGGGAAAGCATTCCATTGACCTGCCAGACGCGGCAACATTAAATGACAGGTTTCACATTGGTTCAAATACTAAAGCAATGACGGCATTTATCATCGCCAAATATGTAGAAATTGGAAAATTAAAATGGACAACAAAATTCTTTGACTTATTTCCTGCTTGGAAAGAAAAAAGTAGGACTGATTATGAAAATATTACTTTACAAGATTTGCTCGCACACAAATCAGGGGTACAGCCATTTCAAGGAGAAGGCGATCCAAAAGTACCTGACTTTAAAGGAACAAATCAGGAGAAGAGAAACCAATTTGGACAGTTAGTATTGACATTAGAACCTGTAAAACTTGACGAACAGAGCCTCTTCATTTATTCAAATGCAGGATATACGTTGGCTACATTAATGTTAGAAAAGGCATCTGGTAAAAGTTGGGAACAATTGGTTGAAAAGGTATTCAACAAAGATTTAAAGTTAAATGTAAAATTCTCATGGCCCGAAAATCAAAAACAAGAAGATACATGGGGGCACAACTCAGAGAATGATAAACTTATTCCCGTTCCATCAACAGTTGATTATCATTTGGACTTCACGGAACCAGCAGGTGATATAAATATAAAGTTGAAGGACTACATCAAATTTATTCAATTGAATTTACGAGGTCTTAGTGGGGAAAATAACTATCTGAAAGCCTCCACCTATCAATTCATACACAAGGGAATTGAAAACTATTCGATGGGTTGGTTTAATATATTCGAAAATGGAAAGGAACTTTCAGTGCATGCGGGAACAGCAGGAACATATTATACCATAGTGCATATAGACAGATTGAAAGGCAACGCTTATATAATTTTTACAAACTCCTTTAACACGGCTACCCAGCAAGGAGTAAAGCAATTGATGAAAAAACTTAAGGAAAATTATGGTAGCTAA
- a CDS encoding site-specific integrase: MHLNKNVMNRFSVLFYFKKPRTFVKNALPIYMRISVGCERTEISTQRKWNPLRWNGEAERAIGTKEDARALNAHLDTLQGRVYEAQRQLIANNEPITVGALREKIDGKTEKSKMLIEVFRYHNKQVAELVNKDFSPGTLERYETVLSHTESFIQWKFKTSDIEINELSYEFATEFEFWLKTVRNCSHNTSIKYVSNLKKIIHICMKNGWLQRDPFIGYKMSKKEITREYLSKEEIELIYKKQFSSKRLDVVKDIFIFSCFTGLAYADIKKLKRTEIIVGIDGEKWISTKRQKTDTASRIPLLPIALDIIMKYDGNIKYINEDLALPILSNQKMNSYLKEITGVLGINKELTFHCARHTFATTVTLTNGVPIESVSKMLGHRNLKTTQHYAKILDRKVSDDMMTLRSKLALQPETAIPA, from the coding sequence ATGCATTTAAACAAAAACGTTATGAATCGATTCAGTGTGCTGTTCTATTTCAAGAAGCCAAGGACCTTTGTGAAAAATGCTTTGCCTATCTACATGAGAATAAGTGTAGGGTGTGAGCGAACTGAGATCTCAACACAGAGAAAGTGGAATCCCCTACGATGGAACGGTGAAGCAGAGAGGGCCATCGGAACCAAGGAAGATGCCAGGGCGCTCAATGCGCACCTTGACACTCTTCAGGGACGAGTCTACGAAGCGCAGCGTCAATTGATCGCCAATAATGAGCCTATCACAGTCGGTGCGCTACGAGAGAAAATTGACGGCAAGACCGAAAAGTCAAAAATGCTTATAGAGGTGTTCCGTTATCATAACAAACAAGTTGCAGAATTAGTCAATAAAGATTTCTCACCAGGAACACTTGAACGATACGAAACCGTCTTGAGTCATACCGAATCATTTATACAATGGAAATTCAAGACCTCAGACATTGAGATAAACGAACTTTCATACGAGTTCGCAACTGAATTTGAGTTCTGGTTGAAGACTGTAAGAAATTGCAGTCACAACACTTCTATCAAATACGTCAGCAACCTTAAAAAGATCATTCATATCTGCATGAAGAATGGATGGCTTCAACGTGATCCATTCATTGGATATAAGATGAGTAAAAAAGAAATTACCAGAGAGTATCTATCCAAAGAAGAAATCGAGTTGATCTATAAGAAACAGTTCTCCAGCAAACGGCTGGACGTTGTTAAAGATATTTTTATTTTCAGTTGCTTCACGGGATTGGCCTATGCCGACATTAAAAAACTAAAACGCACAGAGATTATTGTTGGCATTGATGGTGAAAAATGGATTTCTACAAAAAGGCAAAAAACAGATACTGCATCGAGAATTCCTTTACTTCCAATTGCACTTGACATCATAATGAAATACGACGGCAACATAAAATATATTAACGAAGATCTTGCGCTACCCATCTTAAGCAATCAGAAAATGAACTCTTATTTAAAAGAGATCACTGGCGTGTTGGGGATTAACAAGGAGTTGACCTTCCATTGTGCCAGGCACACTTTTGCAACGACTGTTACGCTCACAAATGGAGTGCCTATTGAAAGTGTTTCTAAGATGCTAGGCCACAGAAATCTTAAAACAACACAGCACTACGCCAAAATCCTTGACAGAAAGGTAAGTGACGACATGATGACGTTGAGAAGTAAGCTTGCATTACAGCCGGAAACAGCAATACCGGCTTAA
- a CDS encoding PadR family transcriptional regulator, with protein MKKYQLGEFEEVVILTIGILNNEAYSVSIKDEIESRLSRSVSMGALHTALKRLEDKGYLKSYAGEATEERAGRPKRYFEITAMGKKAMQYSKETRDELWRAIPKTIFQMNRLNYES; from the coding sequence ATGAAAAAATATCAGCTCGGCGAGTTCGAGGAAGTCGTCATTCTCACCATTGGAATACTGAACAACGAAGCATACAGTGTTTCTATCAAGGATGAAATCGAATCACGACTTTCACGATCCGTCAGCATGGGTGCTCTTCATACCGCTCTCAAAAGACTGGAAGATAAAGGCTACCTCAAATCATACGCCGGTGAGGCAACGGAAGAAAGAGCCGGCAGACCCAAACGATATTTTGAGATCACTGCCATGGGAAAGAAGGCCATGCAGTATTCTAAAGAAACCCGCGATGAACTCTGGCGCGCGATTCCGAAAACAATTTTTCAAATGAACAGGCTGAACTATGAATCATAA